In Candidatus Poribacteria bacterium, the sequence GAATCACGCTGAAGTGGGCGGGAGGCGTCCGGCAGCCACAACTCAGTCCGTGGATGCTACCCCGTTGGGAAGATTGGAAGGTGCAGGTAGATATTCGTGGACAACTCCGGACGCTACGTTCTTAAAAATTGGATTGAAAGCGAAGGAAAAACGATTCCAATTATCAGTGTTTTGTAGTAAAATGAGAATTATGAAACGATTTTTGTAATGAGTTCGTTAGCATGATTGCTAAGTAATAGTTTCCTATCGTAGTTGGTAAATCTATATCTCTTAACCCTGATATAAGGGGATTTATAGTATAACTTGAGCTATCACCTCTAACTTGGTTTCCCCGAATCTGATTGAGATATTACCAAGCCGTGAAGTCATGAGGTCGTAGGTGCCAAAACGGGGCAATGGAATCGGATTTTTTTTATCGAAAAAAGACACAAAAACACAAAATAATATGCTTGCCTTACTTTGATATCTGTGCTATACTACCACCACTCATACACAATAATTCAATTATAATGTGAATCTTGTACAATATAGAGGGGAATTCATTGAAAAACACATATACTATTCTATTTATGTCATCCAATCAAGATTCAGTGCGGCAATTATCCATTAAGCGCTGGTTTGCATTATGCCTAGGTCTGATTATATGTCTTTTGTTTTTTTGGATAATCAGTATGGCTACTTCGGGGGTAAAATACGGCCTCCGTTACAAGGCTGAGTTACAAGGTGAAGTTGCGAGTAGAGAGGAACTTGAAAATGCAATTAAGCAGTACCAGAAAGAGCTTCAGGAAATCGACAAAGAGCTCCAAGGTGTCCGTAAAATGGCAAGGATGGTACGTCGTGTTTTAGGTATTGACTCAGAGCAAGGTATCCTCGGACAGGGCGGTGGTGATGCTAGCACTCAAGCGGTGAACAATGATGAATCAATAAGTTCGATCATTGAAGCACGACCTGTTTCAACATCAATCACTGCTGATTCCACAGACAGTTCCCTAATTAATCGGATTGTAGAAATAAAAAGGGAATTTACACCAATCTATGAGCACGTAAAAAACAACCAGAAAACGGAACTTGCGAGGCCTTGGATCTTGCCAATTTTGGCGCCAATGGGGGACGATACTCCATCTTATTGGTTTTCCTCCGGGTTTGGACGGCGCTCGCACCCGTTGACAGGAAGACCCCAATTTCATAACGGATTGGATATCGCAGCATCTACGGGCACACCTGTGATTGCTACCGCTGATGGCATTATAGAGAAGATCGGAAAAGATCCATCTCTGGGTAATATGATTCAGATTGCACATACGGACTCACAGATGAGGACCTTATACGGGCACTTGAAAAACTACGCTGATGGTCTCCAAGTTGGAACAGAGATCAAACGTCGTGAGGTGATCGGTTATGTAGGAAATAGTGGTAGAAGCACCGGCACCCATTTACACTATGGGGTTTATGCTGATGACAAATGGCAGAATCCGACAAACTATATTCTTGATCATTCTTCGCACTAAGCGTATACTATCACTAAATATCCAACCACGATGACAAAGTGAGGGATTTTCCTGATTCGCAAATTGCCGAATTTGCGAATCAGGAAAACTTGTTTCTGCGCCCTTTGCTCCCACCTACCTACACTTCGATACTGATTCCCCGTATCTATGACAGTTGATGACCTCCAAATTATACGCAAATTATTCGTCAAATAGGAGGAAGGGATGGAAAAATGGAAGAGTCGACAGGGATGCTGTCTTCTCATTTTCTCTTGTCTCCTCATGTTTGTTTCGCTTCAGTATCTTCCTGCCGAATGGATAAAGGATACTAGTCAAAATCTACCAATCTGCACCGCAGCAGAAGATCAGCATTTTCCCGACATGATTTCTGATAACCACGGTGGGATCATTGTTGCGTGGCGTGATGTGAGAAACGGAAATCGGGATGTGTTCGCGCAACGGATCAGCGCAAGTGGTGAGATGCTGTGGGAGAACGATGGTATTCCGATCTGCGTACAGTCCAATGCCCAAAGTTGGCCCCTTCTTGTTCCCGACGCAGGAGAAGGTGCCATCCTTGTTTTTGGGGATTCTCGCCATCGCAACCGGGATATCTACGCCCAGCGGGTTGACGCCAACGGCAAGTTGCTCTGGGGTGAAGATGGAGTTCCCATCAGCGTTGTACCCTTCCTGAAAGAGGATGTCAAAGCCATTTCCGACGGTCGAGGTGGGGCGATTGTCGTATGGGAAGATTCCCGGCACGGCAATTTAGACATCTATGCCCAACGGATTGATGGCGATGGAAAACCTGTCTGGGAACTCAACGGTGTACCTGTCTATAAAGGTGAGGGCGATCAGTACGATCCGTTTTTGACGACCGACACCGCCGGAGGTGCAATCATCGCATGGTGGGATATCAGTACGCCGGATTGGAATGTCTTTGCACAACGGCTGGGAGCCACGGGCGAACAGGTTTGGGAAGATGGTGGGGTTCCGGTATGTATAGCCCCCGGCAATCAGGGAGGTCCGTTTGTTGTTGCCGATGGTTTGGGGGGAGCGTTTGTTGTCTGGTCAGATTACCGCAACGATCCGAATATTTTCAGTAGTGCCGACCTTTACGCCCAACGGATTGATGCAAATGGAAAGACACTCTGGCGAGAGGATGGCATCAATTTCTGTAATGACCCGTCAAATCAGCAGCAGCCCGAGGGAATCAGCGATGGTAAGGGTGGACTAATTGTTACTTGGTGGGATGACCGTGATATTTTCGCGGATATTTATGCACAGCGAATCGGCACGGACGGTGTCCCGATGTGGGAGGATAACGGGATTCCCATCTGTGTGGCAGCAGGTGTACAACGCGAGCCTCACCTTGTTTCTGATGGCTCACAAGGCGCAATTATCTACTGGAAAGATTTTCGCGAGGATTACGGGAACTATGCCCAACGGATTGATGGGAGCGGCAAATCTATCTGGACATTCAACGGGGTGGCTGTATGTACGGCTGATGGGGACCAGATTGCACCACGTGCAATCCCCAACGGCAGGGGCGGTGCCTTTATCGTTTGGAGTGATTACCGAGGCAAAGATGCTGACATATACATCCATCAAATCCCTTAAGTGCCCGCTTCAGATTTTGCCAACTGCTCAACTTCGCTGAAGAATTTACTGATCATCATCTTAGACGCGCTACCCATGATCCTTTGCCCCACACGGGCAAGTCTTCCACCAACCGTTAATTCTCCAACCAAATTGACCGATGTTTGATTCTCCCCGGCTGCTTCTAGCGTGAAATCACACGCCCCGTTGACAAATCCAATCTTGCTTTCACCCTGAACACCTAAGCGATAAGCTGAAGGGGGTTCTTTGTTTTCTATCTTAACTGAGCCTTGATATACCCCCTTGATCATCGCAACACCTACTTTGATTGTTGCCTCAAAGCTATCGTCGCCAAGCGGTTTCAACTCTTCGCAGCCGGGGATACATTGCTGCAAAAGTTCAGGAGTCGTGAAATATTCCCAGACCCTTTCACGCGGGGCGGAAATTGTGTAATCACCTTTAATTTGCACTGTCGAAGTTCCTCATACTGTTAGGTTAAGTCGAATAGCACTCAAGTAGCACACACGCCCTACCATAATAGATCTGTATTTGTTACTAGTCCTGTTGGGAGTCAATATCATCTGATTCGGGCGTATTCTTGGTTATTGCTCCGAACAAATGTCCACCGTATTTGCCACCGCTCCATGTGCCGGCATATTGCCCGCGGTAGATTATCACCCTTGCAGTGTAGGTTCCCAAGCCTGGCAGTTCCAGATCTGTCAATGTGATGATGGGGGTGTCGTCTGCCCATTTGACCTCAAGCTTCAAGGGCACGGTTACGTCTCGCCCACCGTACTGAACGCGTGCAAAAAAGAGCCAGTAGTCGTCGCTCAGCTTGGTGATTTTTGTGATGGTATATTTTTCTTCTCTTAGGGTGTCCGAATCTTCTCCTCCTGTGATTGTGAAGTGGCCAACGAGCGTAACGCCTGAAAGCGTCTCTTGGAATTGCTGCTCATTGGGGGTCAGCGCACTTTGCTTTGGCGATACAGGGGAGTCCTGCGTTTGTTCGCGATTCATTGTCGTGTTTGGCTGCATCGATTGCTCGGAATGAAGTTGGCTGATAATACGAGTGACGAGTGCTGCGGAATTGCGCGCAGCGATTTTGTAGTATTTCTTAAAATCTTCCGAAGCGTTTGCACCGGCATTATCGCTAAGGCTGCGTATGACCAAGCAAGGGACATTGTGTTGCCAGCA encodes:
- a CDS encoding 5'-methylthioadenosine/adenosylhomocysteine nucleosidase yields the protein MRTVPHIARIGSAVLLLLVLAVGAAHTSPVALLGAFDEEVEILEGQLVNPGTLNEQNVVIARTGVGKVNAAMTATLVIEHFRPNRVIFTGVAGGLNPDLQIGDIVIAQTTAQHDLGRLESAEIENMGTKNPINGKRNPVFFPADPGLLQIAATVLADIKLSPLQTPQGQRHPRIITGTVVTGDVFVASDAKKTDLHKNLGADAVEMEGAAVAQICWQHNVPCLVIRSLSDNAGANASEDFKKYYKIAARNSAALVTRIISQLHSEQSMQPNTTMNREQTQDSPVSPKQSALTPNEQQFQETLSGVTLVGHFTITGGEDSDTLREEKYTITKITKLSDDYWLFFARVQYGGRDVTVPLKLEVKWADDTPIITLTDLELPGLGTYTARVIIYRGQYAGTWSGGKYGGHLFGAITKNTPESDDIDSQQD
- a CDS encoding M23 family metallopeptidase, encoding MATSGVKYGLRYKAELQGEVASREELENAIKQYQKELQEIDKELQGVRKMARMVRRVLGIDSEQGILGQGGGDASTQAVNNDESISSIIEARPVSTSITADSTDSSLINRIVEIKREFTPIYEHVKNNQKTELARPWILPILAPMGDDTPSYWFSSGFGRRSHPLTGRPQFHNGLDIAASTGTPVIATADGIIEKIGKDPSLGNMIQIAHTDSQMRTLYGHLKNYADGLQVGTEIKRREVIGYVGNSGRSTGTHLHYGVYADDKWQNPTNYILDHSSH
- a CDS encoding carbon monoxide dehydrogenase subunit G, yielding MQIKGDYTISAPRERVWEYFTTPELLQQCIPGCEELKPLGDDSFEATIKVGVAMIKGVYQGSVKIENKEPPSAYRLGVQGESKIGFVNGACDFTLEAAGENQTSVNLVGELTVGGRLARVGQRIMGSASKMMISKFFSEVEQLAKSEAGT